In one window of Aphidius gifuensis isolate YNYX2018 linkage group LG4, ASM1490517v1, whole genome shotgun sequence DNA:
- the LOC122854129 gene encoding mothers against decapentaplegic homolog 4 isoform X2 has product MIKNHNNCDSFRATAFTDMVGLAGGGGHLYPSPPMQPNSSELREMAGITPSAPTSADACLSIVHSLMCHRQGGESEGFSKRAIESLVKKLKEKRDELDSLITAITTNGAHPSKCVTIQRTLDGRLQVAGRKGFPHVIYARIWRWPDLHKNELKHVKYCQFAFDLKCDSVCVNPYHYERVVSPGIDLSGLTLQSGVGVGPGGRLVKDEYSVGGGSSGGAGAGGVSTSGVVGVPGGMDVDGEINQTIQHHPQSQQSQNNSQQNQQQFIPGLSSQSSVGEGMFAGVGTGNGGNSHNKLEDNNCPRQTWIPTSHHISARSMHHPGVLGMSHQVQTQQQLAAPSANQLLSPAQSQSNDQFYSTNPSTQDQLNQSSPPVDVLATSLAVNSQSSPVSPVHLHHQQNGFNVGNATTSVNHYNTTATTNNNNNNNNNNNNNNNNNNNNGPQWTGANTLTYTQSMQPPEHRGGGVGSGAGNGGVGGGGDISGAGGVGGSGGGGGGTVGGWHQSTHWGQHGGNDVTGNITGGLLSTQPQPEFWCSVGYFELDTQVGETFKVSGSCPTVTVDGYVDPSGGNRFCLGALSNVHRTEQSERARLHIGKGVVLDLRGEGDVWLRCQSEHSVFVQSYYLDREAGRAPGDAVHKIYPSAYIKVFDLRQCHKQVKGQAAHSHAAAAAQAAAVAGHLTHGAPIAKNLNAAAGVGVDDLRRLCILRLSFVKGWGPDYPRLSIKDTPCWIEVHLHRALQLLDEVLHAIPIDGPRTID; this is encoded by the exons atgataaaaaatcataacaatTGTGATAGTTTTAgag ccACGGCTTTCACAGATATGGTTGGTTTAGCGGGCGGGGGTGGTCATTTGTATCCCTCGCCCCCGATGCAACCCAACTCATCCGAGT TAAGGGAAATGGCGGGGATAACACCAAGTGCACCAACAAGTGCTGATGCATGTCTCAGTATTGTTCATTCATTAATGTGTCATAGACAAGGTGGTGAAAGTGAAGGTTTTAGTAAACGTGCTATTGAATCACTTGTTAAAAAACTCaag GAAAAACGTGATGAACTTGATAGTTTAATAACAGCAATAACAACAAATGGTGCACATCCAAGTAAATGTGTTACAATACAAAGAACACTTGATGGACGTTTACAAGTTGCTGGAAGAAAAGGTTTTCCACATGTTATTTATGCTAGAATATGGAGATGGCCTgatttacataaaaatgaattaaaacatGTTAAATATTGTCAATTTGCATTTGATCTTAAATGTGATTCAGTATGTGTTAATCCTTATCATTATGAAAGAGTTGTATCACCAGGAATag ATTTATCAGGTTTAACATTGCAATCTGGTGTTGGTGTTGGACCTGGTGGAAGACTTGTTAAAGATGAATATTCAGTTGGTGGTGGAAGTAGTGGTGGAGCAGGAGCAGGAGGTGTTTCAACATCTGGTGTTGTTGGTGTACCTGGTGGTATGGATGTTGATGGAGAAATTAATCAGACAATTCAACATCATCCACAATCACAACaatcacaaaataattcacaacaaaatcaacaacaatttataCCTGGTTTATCATCACAAAGTTCag TTGGTGAAGGTATGTTTGCCGGGGTTGGAACAGGTAATGGTGGTAATTCACACAACAAATTGGAGGATAATAATTGTCCAAGACAGACTTGGATACCTACGTCTCATCACATCTCAGCACGCAGCATGCATCATC ctGGAGTTTTGGGAATGAGTCATCAAGTACAAACCCAACAACAACTTGCAGCTCCAAGTGCCAATCAATTATTAAGTCCAGCTCAAAGTCAATCAaatgatcaattttattcaacaaatccATCAACACAagatcaattaaatcaatcatCACCACCAGTTGATGTACTTGCAACATCATTAGCAGTAAATTCACAAAGTTCACCAGTATCACCAGTACATttacatcatcaacaaaatggCTTTAATGTTGGTAATGCAACAACAAGtgttaatcattataatacaACAGCTACtacgaataataataataataataataataataataataataataacaataataataataataatggaccACAATGGACTGGTGCAAATACATTGACATATACACAAAGTATGCAACCACCAGAACAtcgtggtggtggtgttggtagTGGTGCTGGTAATGGTGGTGTTGGTGGAGGTGGTGATATTAGTGGTGCTGGTGGGGTTGGTGGTagcggtggtggtggtggtggtactgTTGGTGGATGGCATCAATCAACACATTGGGGACAACATGGTGGTAATGATGTTACTGGTAATATAACTGGTGGTTTATTATCAACACAACCACAACCAGAATTTTGGTGTTCAGTTGGTTATTTTGAATTAGATACACAAGTTGGTGAAACATTTAAAGTTAGTGGATCTTGTCCAACAGTAACTGTTGATGGTTATGTTGATCCAAGTGGTGGTAATAGATTTTGTCTTGGTGCATTAAGTAATGTACATAGAACAGAACAAAGTGAACGTGCTAGATTACATATTGGTAAAGGTGTTGTACTTGATTTACGTGGTGAAGGTGATGTTTGGCTTAGATGTCAAAGTGAACATAGCGTATTTGTACAATCATATTATTTAGATAGAGAAGCTGGTAGAGCACCTGGTGATGctgtacataaaatatatccaTCAGCATATATTAAAGTATTTGATTTACGACAATGTCATAAACAAGTTAAAGGACAAGCAGCACATTCAcatgctgctgctgctgcacaagctgctgctgttgctggACATTTAACACATGGTGCACCAATTGctaaaa atTTAAATGCTGCTGCTGGTGTTGGAGTTGATGATCTCAGAAGACTCTGTATTTTACGACTCAGTTTTGTCAAAGGATGGGGTCCAGATTATCCTAGACTTAGTATCAAAGATACACCATGCTGGATTGAAGTACATCTTCATCGTGCTCTTCAACTTCTTGATGAAGTATTACATGCAATACCTATCGATGGTCCAAGAACTATCGACTAA